Part of the Candidatus Moraniibacteriota bacterium genome is shown below.
CCTGTCAAGCACTTTGTCCACAATCCCATAAGTAAGGGCTTCGTCGGCACTCATGAAGCGATCTCGTTCCGTATCAAGGGCAATTTTTGAAATCTTTTGCTTCGTGTGTTTCGCGAGAATCGCATTCAATCGGTCACGCGTCGCAAGAATATGCCGAGCATGAATATCAACATCCGTCGCCTGTCCCTCGGCGCCGCCGAGCACCTGATGAATCATCACTTCAGCATTAGGAAGTATCAGACGCTTCCCGGTCTTCCCAGAGGCGAGCAGTATCGCCGCTGCACTTGCCGCCATACCAACACAAATCGTCTGCACATCGGGCTTCACATACTGCATCGTATCGTAAATAGCAAGCGCAGACGTCACCGACCCTCCGGGCGAATTGATATACATCTTGATATCCTCCTTCGCATTCTCCGACTCAAGAAAAAGAAGCTGTGCAATAATAGCGTTCGCCATACCATCCTCAATCCGCGTTCCAACAAAGATAATGCGGTCTTTCAACAAGCGCGAATAAATATCATACGCCCGCTCACCAAAGTGCGTCTTCTCTATCACCGTTGGAATAAGATACTGAGCTTCCATAAGTATTGGACCAAGTTATACTAAAGCCTTCTATCGTTTACGCCGAGACTCCAAAAAGAAATTCTTCGAACATGAATTCAGCATTTGTGAAGTACGTGAGGAGCATTTCTTTTTGGAGTCTCGGCAATTCTCAAAGTCACAGGGATAAGAGCAGACTTGGAATCATTTCAGTCCCTCCAAAAATTCCAGCACTTTTTCATTGCGAAGTCGTCCGTGGGAATACTGATGAAGCCGTTCGAGATCAATATCTTTTTCTGCCTGCTTTGTCGAACGATAATACTGGAGCACACGATTCATCTCCGCTTCGATATCAGCAGCAGACGGCTCAAGCTCACGATCCAGAGCGATTTTCTCGAGCGCAAGTGCCGAAAGCACGCGACGATTCGCCTGAGGAGTCCAATCTTTCTCCAGCTCCTCACGCGTTTTCTTCGACTTTACCAAGAAATCATCAAGACTCGTGTTCATCTGCGAGAGCTGGGCCTCAAATTCGGCAAGCATTTTCCCGCGCTCCTCCGCGAGCAAAATATCCGGAATTTCCGCTTTTGATGCCTCTACAAGTGCCTCAATAATGTTGCCGCGACGCTCTTCGCGAAGCGCAGATCGTTTCTCCTCAAGCATACCCTCTCGAATATTCTTTTTCAGTGCCTCAAGATTTTCAAACTTCCCAAGAGACACGGCAAAAGCATCATCAACCGGAGGAATCTCACGCTCCTCGACTGCCTTCATCGTCACCTCAAAGCGTGCTGGTTTCCCTGCCAGATGCGCCGCGTGATATTCCGCCGGAAAGGTCAGATCAAACGATTTCTCCTCGAGAGCATGCATGCCAAGTATCGCCTCTTCAAAGCCTGGGATAAACGTTCCTTTCCCAAGAATCATATGATGCCCCCGCGAAACGCCATTCTCTATCGGCACGCCGTCTTGGAGCACGCGAAAGTCGATCTCCACGCCATCACCCGACCGCGCCTCGCGATTCACTGTCACAAATTTTGCCCGACTCTCGGCAACCGTCCGCAATTCCTTATCGATATCTTTCTCATCAATCGTCACTTCTTTCTTTTCTGCGTCCGCATTTGCTTTCTTCACGCCCTTTTCCCAATCAGAAAGCGAGAGTTCCGGCATGACTGCCGTTGTAATGACATATTCAAAGTCTCCACCCTCATCGCTTTTCTTTATCTCCGCCTTTGGTCGCCCAATCGCGTCAATGTGATGCTCCCCCAAAACTTTTTCATACGAATCGTGAAGTGCATGTTCTGTCGCCTCAGCAAGTATTGCGCCCTTTCCCACCTTCTGCTCTATCAAATTCCGTGGCGCCTTCCCCGCACGGAAACCCTGCACCTTCACACTCTTCGCCACTTCCTCTGTTGCATGCGCAAAAGCACCCTTCCATTCATCCCACGCGAGCGAAACCGAGATTTCCACCTCCGACTTCGGCAATTTTTTGATATCAACCTGCATACTCAAAATAGTTTAATTCCAAAGACTGACGATATATCATCTCATACATTTTTGAAATTGCCAAGGGGAAAAATTAAATGCCGTCTCGTTCCCGATCCGGCATTTGTCAAACCATACAAGCCTCCTTTAAATCCCTAGCCTCTCTGCCGATTCATATCCCGCGCGTTTAAACCGCGCGAAAAAATCATCGTCCTCGCTAGCATCTGGAAGTTTTATTCCTCCCATGTTTTCCATGCGCTTCTCAGTAAGGGCGAACTCAAACATGTCTACTGCCAGCTCAAAATCTCTGACAAAATCACGAGCATCCTGTGCCGTCCAAGGGATATCATCGTCAAATCCATCAGATTCAGAATCATCATAAAGCCAAGATGAATCACTCTCATCAAAAGGCTCATGATAATCATCAAAGTAGTCCCCATCGAACCCATAATATCTCGCAAGCCCCTCCTCAATCAAATCATAAAATTCGTTGCAGCGATATTCTTTGCTCTTAAAAAGGAGCTCTTGCTTTCTGGACATCTGATTTCTCCAGTTGGACAGTTGGAAACGAACGAAAAGAGAATAAAATAACTATCAGAATTTTAGACCAAAATAGATATTTTGTCAATACTAACCTGAATAAAAATCTACTTCCTCCCAAACTTCTCTTCATACAAACGAATACCCTTCTTCACAGCTGCAAAGGCTTCTTTCTTTCCCTCAAAGCCTTTGATAACTACCATCTTGCCATCCTCGATAGACTTATATGTCTCGAAGAAATGCCGTATCTCTTTCAAGGTATGCGGATTCACATCCTTCAGCGTTTTCACGGTATCCCAGCGAGGATCCTTGGCGGGCACGGCGAGAATCTTGTCGTCGCTTTCGCCGCAATCCACCATATGCATCACGCCGATGACGCGCGCATCTACCAATATGCCTGGTGCCAAAGGATACGTCGAGAGAAGCGCCACATCGAGCGCATCGCCATCTTCCCAGAGCGTCTGTGGCACAAAGCCGTAGTCAAACGGGTAGTCCTGCGAGGTCTTCATGGCACGATCAAGCTTGATAAGCCCCGTCTTCTTGTCGATCTCGTACTTATTCTTCGAACCCTTCGGGCATTCAACAATCACGTTCACGATTTCTGGCGCCTTCTCGCCATACGAAATATCTTGCCACAGATTCATAGGATGGAATGTTAAGAGCTTATGTGAAAACTTAGAGCCCACTAAAAAGTATCAAAAAGGCGTACTTCTTGCACTGTTTTTCAGAAAAACAGGCTTTCTTAACAGGCTCTCAGAAATGAGTTATTCGTCATTCTTTTTCTCTTCTTGTTTATCAACTGCTTCATCATTCACTGACTCCGATACTGATGATGAAAGTTCCGCCGGTGATTCTACAGATGACTCGGCGTCCAATACCGTAGCATCTTCACCTTCAATCTCAGATTCGGTTTCGGTTTCAGCGCTTTTCTTCGTGCCACTTCCGGCAATGTCGATACGAAGTCCGGTCAATTTCGAGGCCAATCGCACATTCTGACCCTTGCGACCGATTGCGAGCGAGAGCTGATCTTCCGGCACGTGTACAACGGCTGTCTTCGCTTCTTCATTGAGGTCAACTTTGGTCACTTTTGCCGGACTAAGCGCCGCTTTGATAAACTTATGCATATCCTCATTCCACTCGATGATATCGATTTTCTCACCGCCAAGTTCATCGATAACCGCCTGCACGCGCGTTCCCTTCTGCCCGACGCATGAGCCAATAGGATCAACGCCTTCTTCTGCCGTAAAAACTGCGATCTTGGTACGCGAACCCGCCTCACGAGCAACGCCCTTGATTTCAACCGTTCCTGCAAAGATTTCCGGCACCTCGAGTGTAAAGAGATGCCGCACCATCTCAGCATGCGCGCGAGACAATGTGATTCCAGGACCCTTCGCATCCGCCTCAACGCGGAGGATATACACTTTGATACGCTGTCCGATGCGATAGTTCTCGCCTTCCATCTGCTCTGATGGGAACAGCGCGCCCACAGATTTGCCAAGGTCAACAAAGACGATCCGTCCGTCAATACGCTGGATAGTCCCGTTCACAATAGTGCCCTCCTTGCTCTTGTATTCAGCAAACATACTCTCGCGCTCCGCCTCGCGTATACGCTGTATAATCACCTGCTTCGCCGTCTGCGCCGCTACCCGACCAAATTCCTGCTGTTCTTCAAGTGGCAAATCAATCGTCTCACCAAGCGTAGCATCTGATTTCACAGCACGCGCTTCCTCAAGCGTCATATCACGCTCCGCATTAAATCGCGGCAAGTGTTCCTCGTCT
Proteins encoded:
- a CDS encoding ATP-dependent Clp protease proteolytic subunit → MEAQYLIPTVIEKTHFGERAYDIYSRLLKDRIIFVGTRIEDGMANAIIAQLLFLESENAKEDIKMYINSPGGSVTSALAIYDTMQYVKPDVQTICVGMAASAAAILLASGKTGKRLILPNAEVMIHQVLGGAEGQATDVDIHARHILATRDRLNAILAKHTKQKISKIALDTERDRFMSADEALTYGIVDKVLDRK
- the tig gene encoding trigger factor; the protein is MQVDIKKLPKSEVEISVSLAWDEWKGAFAHATEEVAKSVKVQGFRAGKAPRNLIEQKVGKGAILAEATEHALHDSYEKVLGEHHIDAIGRPKAEIKKSDEGGDFEYVITTAVMPELSLSDWEKGVKKANADAEKKEVTIDEKDIDKELRTVAESRAKFVTVNREARSGDGVEIDFRVLQDGVPIENGVSRGHHMILGKGTFIPGFEEAILGMHALEEKSFDLTFPAEYHAAHLAGKPARFEVTMKAVEEREIPPVDDAFAVSLGKFENLEALKKNIREGMLEEKRSALREERRGNIIEALVEASKAEIPDILLAEERGKMLAEFEAQLSQMNTSLDDFLVKSKKTREELEKDWTPQANRRVLSALALEKIALDRELEPSAADIEAEMNRVLQYYRSTKQAEKDIDLERLHQYSHGRLRNEKVLEFLEGLK
- a CDS encoding inorganic diphosphatase produces the protein MNLWQDISYGEKAPEIVNVIVECPKGSKNKYEIDKKTGLIKLDRAMKTSQDYPFDYGFVPQTLWEDGDALDVALLSTYPLAPGILVDARVIGVMHMVDCGESDDKILAVPAKDPRWDTVKTLKDVNPHTLKEIRHFFETYKSIEDGKMVVIKGFEGKKEAFAAVKKGIRLYEEKFGRK
- the nusA gene encoding transcription termination/antitermination protein NusA — protein: MARKKKMLEVDIEQEEDGEEKIPGQSGSIRLGEFGSAVLQLAEEKGISEEKVIEVVEAALAAAYKKDYGKRGQVIRAEFDKVTKSAKYFLEKEVVDETMREFVGEELEEAEKTSPEKKGKKSTAVEVMESIPGDEDEEHLPRFNAERDMTLEEARAVKSDATLGETIDLPLEEQQEFGRVAAQTAKQVIIQRIREAERESMFAEYKSKEGTIVNGTIQRIDGRIVFVDLGKSVGALFPSEQMEGENYRIGQRIKVYILRVEADAKGPGITLSRAHAEMVRHLFTLEVPEIFAGTVEIKGVAREAGSRTKIAVFTAEEGVDPIGSCVGQKGTRVQAVIDELGGEKIDIIEWNEDMHKFIKAALSPAKVTKVDLNEEAKTAVVHVPEDQLSLAIGRKGQNVRLASKLTGLRIDIAGSGTKKSAETETESEIEGEDATVLDAESSVESPAELSSSVSESVNDEAVDKQEEKKNDE